Proteins from one SAR324 cluster bacterium genomic window:
- a CDS encoding ABC transporter ATP-binding protein/permease yields the protein MKSFSTSSFEPTGSEERKNHLRTLKSLVVYLWPQGRLDLKFRVILALASLALAKVVTVYVPFLYKEAVDQLSLEEALLVLPLGVILAYGGARLLQQAFVEFRDFIFVRVSQHAQREIALSTFRHVHRLSLKFHLERQTGGLSRVIERGVGGIQFLLRFILFNILPTLIEITMVTVILFVQFDWRFSAATAGTIVAYVLFTQIITDWRLQFRRTMNAKDSEANTKAIDSFLNFETVKYFNNEEHEYRRYDEALAGYEKAAVTSQTSLSLLNLGQGAIVAVGLILVMWMAAAGVISGDNTIGDFVMVNTFLIQLYLPLNFLGVVYREIKRSLVDMDKMFELLEHKPDVVDVTNAQELNVGPGQIDFENVSFGYSEERGILKNISLQVPPGKTVAIVGPSGSGKSTISRLLFRFYDVDQGRITIDGQDIRDVSQLSLRKAIGVVPQDTVLFNDTIAYNIHYGNPEALWEQVQEAAQLAQIHGFVESLPKGYETEVGERGLKLSGGEKQRVAIARTILKGPRILIFDEATSALDSHTEKEIQESLREVSKERTTLIVAHRLSTIIDADEILVLRQGEIMERGRHEELLKLGGEYSEMWRKQQKSEAQEQ from the coding sequence ATGAAATCATTCAGCACCTCCTCTTTTGAACCGACTGGCTCAGAAGAACGTAAAAATCACCTGCGAACCCTGAAGTCCTTGGTTGTCTATCTCTGGCCCCAAGGCCGTCTGGATCTCAAATTTCGAGTAATTCTAGCGCTGGCGAGTCTTGCGCTGGCCAAGGTAGTGACGGTTTATGTACCGTTTCTCTACAAGGAAGCAGTCGATCAACTGTCGCTTGAGGAGGCTCTGCTGGTTCTTCCTCTCGGAGTGATCCTCGCCTATGGGGGTGCCCGTTTGCTCCAGCAGGCCTTTGTGGAATTTCGAGACTTCATCTTTGTCCGAGTGTCTCAGCATGCTCAGCGAGAGATTGCCTTGTCCACTTTCCGACATGTTCATCGACTATCGCTCAAATTTCATCTGGAACGGCAGACAGGTGGACTCTCGAGAGTGATTGAGCGAGGAGTGGGGGGCATACAATTTCTGCTGCGATTTATCCTCTTCAATATCTTGCCAACGCTGATCGAGATCACGATGGTCACGGTGATTCTTTTTGTGCAGTTTGATTGGCGCTTCTCGGCAGCTACAGCCGGTACGATCGTGGCCTATGTCCTGTTCACACAAATCATTACAGATTGGCGGCTACAGTTTCGACGAACAATGAACGCAAAGGATTCGGAAGCCAACACCAAGGCGATTGATAGTTTCCTAAACTTTGAGACGGTCAAGTACTTCAACAACGAGGAACATGAATATCGCCGCTATGATGAGGCACTAGCTGGTTATGAAAAGGCTGCCGTGACCAGTCAGACGAGCTTGTCGTTACTGAATCTTGGGCAAGGTGCAATTGTGGCTGTTGGATTAATTCTCGTGATGTGGATGGCTGCTGCTGGGGTGATCAGCGGAGACAACACGATCGGTGACTTTGTGATGGTCAACACCTTCCTGATCCAACTTTACCTGCCACTGAATTTCCTGGGGGTGGTCTATCGAGAAATCAAACGCAGTCTAGTGGACATGGACAAGATGTTTGAGTTGCTGGAGCACAAGCCGGATGTAGTAGATGTTACGAATGCCCAGGAACTGAACGTTGGCCCGGGTCAGATTGACTTCGAGAATGTCTCCTTTGGCTACAGTGAGGAACGTGGGATTCTGAAAAATATCAGCCTCCAGGTTCCACCAGGGAAAACTGTCGCTATTGTTGGCCCCAGTGGTTCTGGCAAGTCAACGATTTCACGACTCTTGTTCCGTTTTTATGATGTCGATCAGGGGAGAATCACTATTGATGGGCAAGATATTCGAGATGTCAGTCAATTGAGCTTGCGCAAAGCGATCGGAGTGGTCCCTCAGGATACCGTGCTGTTCAACGACACGATTGCCTATAACATTCACTATGGGAACCCAGAGGCACTTTGGGAACAGGTGCAGGAAGCCGCACAATTGGCCCAGATCCATGGCTTTGTGGAGAGTTTGCCCAAGGGCTACGAAACCGAGGTGGGCGAACGTGGTCTGAAGCTATCCGGAGGAGAAAAACAACGGGTTGCGATTGCTAGAACCATTCTCAAGGGCCCACGAATTCTGATCTTTGATGAGGCAACCTCGGCCTTGGATTCTCACACGGAGAAGGAAATCCAGGAATCCTTGCGTGAGGTTTCCAAGGAACGTACAACACTGATTGTAGCTCACCGTCTCTCGACGATCATTGACGCTGATGAAATCCTTGTTCTCCGACAAGGGGAGATCATGGAAAGAGGTCGTCACGAAGAGCTGCTGAAGCTCGGAGGGGAGTACTCAGAAATGTGGAGGAAACAGCAGAAGAGTGAGGCTCAAGAACAATAG
- a CDS encoding MATE family efflux transporter codes for MNQPKSSHQLSLLLDGPISYMLWKLAGPNVLGVVMTILVTFFDAWFVADLGTVALASLALVFPFQTLIVFMAAGAIGGGVTSAISRALGRGALSEVSALAWHAVVIGISMSLLFVLTLGFFPQEIFQGMGGAGEVLTGAVSYAQITFGGSIVTWMLYILAAVFRGSGDTLTLARMFIVGCSCQIFFSGAFTLGWGPFPGMGVIGPAIALIICHAGMALFLASRLYLGKGLLQLKPSPLRLVFFIDIMRVGGIGLINNITVAFSVVVVTAILGHFGAAALAGYGLGSRLELMLTPLVFGVGSALTAGVGANVGAQNFQRAHNIAWAGASIAFLVTGGIGIMVAVIPKLWLDWFTADEAAYEVAVLYLAIAGPFYGFFGAGQAFYFASQGTGRLLLPICVGVVRFLTISLVGLVAVWMDWPIQVVFAGVSAGLLVTGIGMALCLFSPDWQPRLQTAKTNRKTPLRA; via the coding sequence ATGAACCAACCAAAAAGCTCTCACCAACTATCCCTTCTGTTGGATGGTCCAATCTCCTATATGCTCTGGAAACTGGCTGGGCCAAATGTACTTGGTGTCGTAATGACGATCCTAGTGACATTCTTCGATGCCTGGTTTGTCGCAGATTTGGGAACTGTGGCATTGGCGAGTCTGGCCCTGGTGTTTCCTTTTCAAACATTGATCGTCTTTATGGCAGCTGGAGCAATTGGAGGAGGAGTGACTTCCGCTATTTCCAGAGCGCTTGGGAGAGGTGCGCTCAGTGAAGTGAGTGCCCTAGCCTGGCATGCTGTGGTGATTGGTATCAGCATGTCATTGCTTTTTGTTCTGACCTTGGGTTTCTTCCCACAAGAGATTTTTCAAGGAATGGGAGGGGCTGGTGAAGTACTGACTGGAGCCGTGAGCTATGCCCAAATAACATTTGGTGGTTCTATTGTTACTTGGATGCTCTACATTCTGGCTGCAGTCTTCCGAGGGAGTGGAGATACACTTACACTAGCCAGAATGTTCATCGTTGGCTGCAGCTGTCAGATTTTCTTTTCTGGTGCATTCACCCTCGGTTGGGGACCTTTCCCTGGGATGGGAGTGATTGGTCCGGCAATCGCCTTGATTATCTGCCATGCTGGAATGGCCCTTTTTCTGGCAAGTCGTCTCTATTTAGGCAAAGGTCTTCTTCAACTGAAACCGTCCCCACTAAGGTTGGTTTTTTTCATTGATATCATGCGCGTTGGTGGAATTGGCCTGATCAACAACATCACCGTTGCCTTCAGTGTGGTAGTGGTTACGGCAATTTTAGGGCATTTTGGAGCAGCGGCGCTAGCTGGATATGGTTTGGGAAGTCGACTGGAGTTGATGCTCACACCTCTGGTCTTTGGAGTTGGTTCAGCTCTGACCGCTGGAGTTGGGGCAAACGTTGGTGCTCAGAATTTTCAGCGAGCCCACAACATAGCTTGGGCGGGAGCCAGCATTGCGTTTCTGGTAACAGGCGGAATTGGTATCATGGTGGCAGTCATTCCAAAACTTTGGCTGGATTGGTTCACGGCAGATGAGGCAGCCTATGAGGTCGCTGTGCTGTATTTGGCGATTGCCGGACCATTCTACGGGTTTTTTGGTGCAGGTCAGGCGTTTTACTTCGCAAGCCAGGGTACTGGGCGGTTGTTGCTGCCGATCTGTGTTGGTGTTGTACGCTTCCTGACTATTTCCCTGGTGGGCCTTGTGGCGGTTTGGATGGACTGGCCGATCCAAGTGGTTTTTGCAGGAGTCAGCGCTGGATTACTTGTGACCGGTATCGGGATGGCTCTCTGCTTATTCAGTCCAGACTGGCAACCTCGTCTTCAAACAGCAAAAACTAATCGTAAAACTCCCCTACGAGCTTAA